TGCGATCATGCATCGCGACAGCCAGGGCAACATCCAGGAGATCCAGCCCGGCGCGATGAATTTGATGACGGCCGGGCGCGGCATTGCGCATTCCGAGCGCACGCCGGATGCGCAGCGCGCATCGGGTCAGAAGATGCTGGGGCTGCAAAGCTGGATCGCACTGCCGGCCGGATCCGAGGAGATCGCGCCGTCGTTCCAGCACTACGCCGCCGGCGACCTGCCGATGATCTCGGAGCGTGATTTCACCGCCCGGGTGATCGCAGGCTCCTCGTTCGGCATCGCCTCGCCGGTGTCGATGGTCTCACCCTGGTTCTACACCGAGGTCACGGCCGCGGAAGGCGCGCGCGTGCCGCTCGACCCCGACCATGAAGAGCGCGCGATCTATCTCGTCGACGGCGAGGTCGAGATCGCGGGCGAGCACTATGAAGGGCCGCGGCTGCTGATCTTCCGGCCCGGCGACCGCATCACGGTGAAGGCGCTCAAGGCCACGCGGATGATGTTTCTCGGCGGCGATGCGCTGGAGGGCCCGCGCCACATCTGGTGGAATTTCGTCTCCTCCAGCAAGGAGCGGATCGAGCAGGCCAAGCAGGATTGGAAAACCGGCCGCTTTGCGCAGGTTCCGCAGGAACATGAGTTCATTCCGCTGCCGGAATAGGCTATCCCCGCTTTCAGCCGCGCCGTCCGGTGCGGCTGGATTTTTTGCCTGAAGGCCCGCTGATGACCACCATGCTCAGTAGCGACCTGCCCCTGCCCAAGATCGGGCGCGGCAAGGTGCGCGATATCTACGCCGTCGACGAGGACCGCCTGCTGCTCGTCACCACCGACCGCATCAGTGCCTTCGACGTCGTGATGGGCGAGACCATCCCGATGAAGGGCGCGGTGCTGACCCAGATCAGCGCGTTCTGGTTCAGGGAGCTCGAGGGCGTGGTGCCGCATCACATGATCAGCGCCGACACCGACGAGATCATCGCCACTGTTCCGGCCTTGGCGCCGCACCGCGCCGACATCCACGGCCGCGCCATGCTGTCCCGCCGCACCACCGTATTCCCGATCGAATGCGTGATCCGCGGCTATCTCTCCGGCTCGGCCTGGAAGGAATATGCTGGGTCCGGCACGCTCGCGGGCGAGAAGCTGAAGGCCGGCCTCGTCGAGAGCGAGAAGCTCGATCCTGCGATCTTCAGCCCGGCGACCAAGGCCGAGACCGGCCATGACGAGAACATCACGATCGCGCGGATGCGCGAGGTCGTCGGCGACGAGGTCGCCCATACGCTCGAGAGCATGACGCGCGCGGTCTACACGCTCGGCGAGGAGCTGGCGCGCGAGCAGGGCATCATCATCGCGGACACCAAGTTCGAATTTGGCCGCGACAAGGACGGCCGCATCATCCTGATCGACGAGGTGATGACGCCGGACTCCTCGCGCTTCTGGGCGGCCAGTGCCTACAAGCCCGGCCAACCGCAGGCGAGCTTCGACAAGCAGCCCTTGCGCGACTATCTCGACGCCGAACGCCGCGCCGGCCGCTGGAACGGCGACGCCCCGCCACCTCCGCTGCCGGCAAGCGTGGTGGACGCGACCAGCAAGCGCTATCTGGAAGCGTATCGGCGGGTGACGGGGAAAGAGCTGAAGATTTAGCTCTGTTGCAGCCTCCAGCTCCGTCATTGCCGGCGAGAGACGCCAATGCAAAACTCCCTGCAAAACATCAGGGAGAGCGTCCATGTCTCACGCCGGTATGTCCGAACCCAACGCCGTGCTGATCGAGCGCGATGGCCCCGTTACCATTATCTCCATCAACCGGCCGCATTGCCGCAACGCGGTTGACGGCGCGACTGCCCGCAAGCTTTACGACGCATTCCTCGCCTTCGACGCCGATACCGCGGCATCGGTCGCGGTTTTCACCGGCACGCAGGGTCATTTTTGCGCAGGCGCGGACCTGAAGGCGGTTGCGAAGGGCGATCGCGAGAAGATGCGCGAGATCGGCGGGCATGGGACCATCGCGCCGATGGGGCCGAGCCGCTTGCGACTCTCCAAGCCGGTGATCGCAGCGGTCGAAGGCTATGCGGTCGCGGGCGGCATGGAGCTCGCACTGTTCGCCGACATGCGCGTGGTCGCGGAGGATGCGACCTTCGGCATCTTCTGCCGCCGCTTCGGCGTGCCGCTGATCGATCTCGGCACCATCCGCCTGCCGCGGATGATAGGCCATTCACATGCCATGGACCTCATCCTCACGGGTCGTCCGGTCGGCGGTGCGGAGGCGTTGCGCATGGGCCTTGCCAACCGTCTCGTGCCGACAGGTGAGGCCCGCGCGCATGCGATCGAGCTTGCCAGGGAGATCGCGCGCTTCCCGCAGACATGCCTGCGCGCAGACCGACTTTCTGCGCTCCAGCAATGGGATATGGCGGAAGAAGAGGCGGTCAAGAACGAGATGCGCGGCGGCCTGAACGTCATCGCCTCCGGCGAGACGCTGTCGGGCGCGGCCCGCTTCGCATCCGGCGCGGGACGCCACGGCGCGTTCGGTGCGGAGGTCTCTGGCCCTGGCGACTGAACAAAACTCGCCATCGCCGGCAAATGGCGCGGCCCTACACCCCCGCCATCATCACGTATTTGATCTCGACATATTCTTCCATGCCGTGATGCGAGCCTTCGCGTCCCAGGCCGCTCTCCTTGACGCCGCCGAAGGGCGCGACCTCCGTGGTGATCAGGCCGGTGTTGACGCCGACCATGCCGGATTCCAGCGCCTCGGCGACGCGCCAGACGCGGCCGAGATCACGGGAATAGAAGTAGGAGGCGAGCCCGAACGGCGAGGCGTTGCACATCGCGATGACGTCAGCCTCGTCCTTGAAGCGGATCACCGGCGCGAGCGGGCCGAAAGTCTCCTCCTGCGACACCAGCGAGTCCGGCTTGACTTCGGCAAGCACCGTCGGTTCGAAGAACGAGCGCCCGAGCGCATGGCGCTTGCCGCCGGTGACGACCTTGGCGCCGCGCTTCACCGCGTCCGCAATGTGGCGCTCGACCTTGTCGATCGCTTCCATGTTGATCAGCGGGCCCTGCGTGACGCCGCTCTCGGTGCCGTCGCCGATCTTCATCGCCGCAACCTTCTTCGACAGCTTCTGCACGAATTCGTCGTAGATCTTGTCCTGGGCGTAGAGGCGGTTGGCGCAGACGCAGGTCTGGCCCATGTTGCGGTATTTCGACACGATCGCGCCCTCGATCGCAGCGTCGATATCGGCGTCGTCGAACACCACGAACGGCGCGTTGCCGCCGAGCTCGAGGCCGAGCTTCTTCACGCCGACGGAGGCTTGTTGATAAAGAATCTTGCCGACCTCGGTCGAGCCGGTGAAGCCGACGAAACGCACGGCGGGATGCTCACACAGCACCTTGCCGATCGCCGACGAATTGCCGGTGATGATGTTGAACACGCCCTTCGGCACGCCGGCCTTTTCGGCGAGCGCGACCAGCGCGAGCGCCGTCAGCGGCGTTTCATTTGCGGGCTTCAGCACCACGGTGCAGCCGGCCGCGAGCGCAGGCGAGACCTTGCGCGTGATCATGGAGCAGGGAAAGTTCCACGGCGTAATCGCGCCGCAGACGCCGATAGGCTGCTTGATCGCAAGCAGGCGCGCATCGGGGCGCTGCGTCGGGATGGTCTCGCCATAGACGCGGCGTGCTTCCTCCGCGAAGAATTCGACATAGGCGCCACCAATATCGACCTCGCCGAGCGCCTCGGTCAGCGGCTTGCCCTGTTCCGAGGTGAGGATCAGTGCCAGATCTTCGCGATTGGCCGCAATCAATTCGAACCATTTGCGCAAGATATTGGAGCGCTGTTTTGCCGTCAGCTTGGCCCAGGCCGGAAACGCTCGCTCGGCGGCTTCCACCGCCTGCGTGGTCTCCGTCGTGCTCATAACCGGGATTTTGGCGAGCTCGACGCCGTTCGCCGGATTGGTCACCGGCCGCGACGGCGAGCCGACCCAGGCGCCGTCGATGTAGCAGGCCTGCTTCAGGAGCGAGGGGTCCTTCAACCGGTCGCGCAGGGTGGAGGTGGCTTGCGAGGCGCGTGCGGCGGCGGTCGGGGTCATGGCGTTGCTCCTTGGGACGATCGGATCGGCCCGGAATATAGGGAGAGGCGGCGCGCAATGCACCGTCCGGCAACGCACATCTGCTTGGAACTAAATCGGGGGCGGCGCGGCTAGGCCGCGCCGCTCATATAGGTCTCGCGCCGGCCGACCATGCGCTCGGCCGCAGCCTTGGCGTCGGCCTTGGACGAGGTGGCGCAGGTCCGGTACTCGAGATGGGGAACGTCGGAGGTGTCGCGGCGACCGAACCAGGATTTTGAGCCGACCGGCAGCAGGGCGAGCGCCTGTGCAAGATTGTCGACCGCGCCGAAGGAGTAGAGCGCACCGGTACCGGCGATCCGGACCTCGTAAATGCCTGGCGAAATCGGTGCCTCCAAATTCTCGCCCCGTCCGGGACGGGGATATCGCTTCCATTCACTCCAGGTCGAAATCATCTAAAATCCCCTCGCGGCCCATACGCCGCCAAAATTTGCATCAAGTCTTAACTTCGGCCGCATCGGTCCGGCCCAGAGCCGAACGTCGCAGCGCACAAAATGTTTCAAGCGCTTCGAAACTCTCGAAACATATCGCCTGGCCCCCTCTGGGGTCACGGCGAAGTGCGGCCATCCACCGCAGATAGTGTCGACGTGTTGCAGTTCAGTCGCTTTGTCGTCCTGCGCAGGGCGACTGTCGTCAAGTCACGACATCGCGACCGTGCGTTAAGGTTGACGCGCTTGTCGCGCGCGACCTGCAGGAGGACAATCGCTCACTTCCAGCATTAATCAAACCGGAGGAAACGCGTATGCAAAGCCAGATCGATCAGGTTCTGCGCCAGAAGAGCGACGCCAAGGAGATTCCCGGTGTCGTCGCCATCGCCGCGAGCGGTAACGACGTGCTCTATCAGGGCGCGTTCGGCAAGCGCGATTTGTCCAAGCCCGACGCTATGACGCTCGACAGCGTGTTCTGGATTGCGTCGATGACGAAGGCGATCACGGCTGCCGGCGCGATGCAACTGGTCGAGCAGGGCAAGCTGTCGCTCGACGAGCCGATCGGAAAGTTGCTGCCCGATCTCGCCAATCCGCAAGTGCTCGAAGGCTTTGACGCCAACGGCGAGCCGAAGCTGCGGCCGGCGAAGGGAGCGATCACGCTGCGCCAGCTCATGACCCACACCGCCGGCTTCTGCTACAACGTGTGGAATGGCGACTGCGCGCAATACCTGGAGAAGACCGGAACCCCGAACATCTTCTCCTGCCTGAACGTCGCGCTGAAGACGCCGATCATGTCCGATCCCGGCACACGCTGGGAATATGGCATCAACATCGACTTCGTCGGCAAGGCCGTGGAAGCCGCGAGCGGCAAGCGTCTCGATGCCTACTTGCGCGACCACATGTTCGCGCCGCTCGGCATGCACGACACCGGATTCAAGATCACCGACGACATGCGCCAGCGGCTGGTCGCCACGCATGCACGCGGCGAGGATGGATCGCTGGCGCCGATCCCGTTCGAGATCGAACAAAATCCTGAATTCCACATGGGCGGCGGCGGCCTCTACAGCACTGCCGGCGACTACATCAAGTTCACCCAGATGATCC
The DNA window shown above is from Bradyrhizobium sp. CB1650 and carries:
- a CDS encoding crotonase/enoyl-CoA hydratase family protein, with the protein product MSEPNAVLIERDGPVTIISINRPHCRNAVDGATARKLYDAFLAFDADTAASVAVFTGTQGHFCAGADLKAVAKGDREKMREIGGHGTIAPMGPSRLRLSKPVIAAVEGYAVAGGMELALFADMRVVAEDATFGIFCRRFGVPLIDLGTIRLPRMIGHSHAMDLILTGRPVGGAEALRMGLANRLVPTGEARAHAIELAREIARFPQTCLRADRLSALQQWDMAEEEAVKNEMRGGLNVIASGETLSGAARFASGAGRHGAFGAEVSGPGD
- a CDS encoding phosphoribosylaminoimidazolesuccinocarboxamide synthase, yielding MTTMLSSDLPLPKIGRGKVRDIYAVDEDRLLLVTTDRISAFDVVMGETIPMKGAVLTQISAFWFRELEGVVPHHMISADTDEIIATVPALAPHRADIHGRAMLSRRTTVFPIECVIRGYLSGSAWKEYAGSGTLAGEKLKAGLVESEKLDPAIFSPATKAETGHDENITIARMREVVGDEVAHTLESMTRAVYTLGEELAREQGIIIADTKFEFGRDKDGRIILIDEVMTPDSSRFWAASAYKPGQPQASFDKQPLRDYLDAERRAGRWNGDAPPPPLPASVVDATSKRYLEAYRRVTGKELKI
- a CDS encoding NAD-dependent succinate-semialdehyde dehydrogenase, which translates into the protein MTPTAAARASQATSTLRDRLKDPSLLKQACYIDGAWVGSPSRPVTNPANGVELAKIPVMSTTETTQAVEAAERAFPAWAKLTAKQRSNILRKWFELIAANREDLALILTSEQGKPLTEALGEVDIGGAYVEFFAEEARRVYGETIPTQRPDARLLAIKQPIGVCGAITPWNFPCSMITRKVSPALAAGCTVVLKPANETPLTALALVALAEKAGVPKGVFNIITGNSSAIGKVLCEHPAVRFVGFTGSTEVGKILYQQASVGVKKLGLELGGNAPFVVFDDADIDAAIEGAIVSKYRNMGQTCVCANRLYAQDKIYDEFVQKLSKKVAAMKIGDGTESGVTQGPLINMEAIDKVERHIADAVKRGAKVVTGGKRHALGRSFFEPTVLAEVKPDSLVSQEETFGPLAPVIRFKDEADVIAMCNASPFGLASYFYSRDLGRVWRVAEALESGMVGVNTGLITTEVAPFGGVKESGLGREGSHHGMEEYVEIKYVMMAGV
- a CDS encoding pirin family protein, yielding MSWQPSNDPVLGDPLSCDALDLVIVPRTRDLGDGFEVRRALPHGKRQMVGPFIFFDHFGPVQFVSGKGMDVRPHPHIGLATVTYLFDGAIMHRDSQGNIQEIQPGAMNLMTAGRGIAHSERTPDAQRASGQKMLGLQSWIALPAGSEEIAPSFQHYAAGDLPMISERDFTARVIAGSSFGIASPVSMVSPWFYTEVTAAEGARVPLDPDHEERAIYLVDGEVEIAGEHYEGPRLLIFRPGDRITVKALKATRMMFLGGDALEGPRHIWWNFVSSSKERIEQAKQDWKTGRFAQVPQEHEFIPLPE
- a CDS encoding serine hydrolase, which produces MQSQIDQVLRQKSDAKEIPGVVAIAASGNDVLYQGAFGKRDLSKPDAMTLDSVFWIASMTKAITAAGAMQLVEQGKLSLDEPIGKLLPDLANPQVLEGFDANGEPKLRPAKGAITLRQLMTHTAGFCYNVWNGDCAQYLEKTGTPNIFSCLNVALKTPIMSDPGTRWEYGINIDFVGKAVEAASGKRLDAYLRDHMFAPLGMHDTGFKITDDMRQRLVATHARGEDGSLAPIPFEIEQNPEFHMGGGGLYSTAGDYIKFTQMILNKGRGNGNQVLEPETVALMAQNHIGDLTIGKMTTVAPMYTNDVDLFPDIVKKWGLSFLINTAKTAEGRSAGSLAWAGLANTYFWIDPARDVSGVILMQVLPFVDAKCLEAFAGFESGVYAGLDVGSGQRAA